A genomic stretch from Effusibacillus pohliae DSM 22757 includes:
- a CDS encoding ATP-binding protein, whose translation GDQVLASALLDRLLHHATTINIRGNSYRMKDKLRAGVTHALKEEVTA comes from the coding sequence GGTGACCAGGTGCTGGCCTCTGCCTTGCTCGACCGGCTCCTACACCACGCCACCACCATCAACATCCGCGGCAACAGCTACCGGATGAAGGACAAGCTGCGTGCCGGGGTGACACATGCGCTGAAGGAGGAGGTGACCGCGTAG
- a CDS encoding galactokinase, translated as MSQSHESLRDLNEVTGFELDALFEAAPKSEGCIGTRMTEAGLGGCTVSLVYRDALPDFAARVAQGYQLKTRRKQNQAKTGLTPTFYICDIGDGAREITGEVEGCPF; from the coding sequence ATGAGCCAGTCGCACGAGTCGCTGCGTGATCTGAATGAAGTAACCGGTTTCGAGCTGGACGCTCTGTTTGAGGCAGCGCCCAAAAGCGAAGGCTGCATCGGAACCAGGATGACGGAGGCGGGCCTTGGCGGATGTACGGTAAGCCTCGTGTACCGGGATGCACTACCGGATTTTGCAGCGCGTGTGGCGCAGGGGTACCAGCTGAAAACCAGGCGAAAACAAAACCAGGCGAAAACGGGGTTGACACCGACGTTCTATATTTGTGATATTGGCGATGGTGCACGTGAAATTACGGGGGAGGTGGAAGGATGTCCGTTTTAG
- the galE gene encoding UDP-glucose 4-epimerase GalE translates to MSVLVTGGAGYIGSHTVAELLVQGEDVIILDNLEKGHRPAVLTEAFYQGDIRDEGLLDKIFTERQIEAVIHFAASSLVGESVQEPLKYYDNNVVAAQKLLAKMNEHGVKKIVFSSTAATYGEPKRIPIEETDPTEPTSPYGETKLAIEKMLKWCDQAYGIKHVSLRYFNAAGAHPDGHIGEDHTPETHLIPIILQVALGQREFVSIFGDDYPTEDGTCIRDYIHVMDLANAHWLALKRLRESNESGIYNLGNGAGFSVKQVIDKAREVTGHPIPARIGPRRAGDPAVLIASSEKAKQELGWQPKYNSLQQIIESAWNWHKHHPQGYKK, encoded by the coding sequence ATGTCCGTTTTAGTGACGGGCGGCGCCGGCTATATCGGCAGCCACACGGTGGCTGAACTGCTGGTGCAAGGGGAGGATGTAATCATTCTCGACAATCTGGAAAAAGGCCACCGGCCGGCCGTTTTGACAGAGGCATTTTATCAAGGGGATATCCGTGACGAGGGATTGCTCGACAAAATTTTCACCGAGCGTCAGATCGAGGCGGTGATTCATTTTGCGGCCAGCTCCCTGGTCGGGGAAAGCGTGCAGGAACCCTTGAAATATTACGACAACAATGTTGTCGCGGCGCAGAAGCTGCTTGCGAAGATGAACGAACATGGCGTCAAGAAAATCGTCTTTTCGTCAACCGCCGCCACATATGGGGAACCGAAGCGCATCCCGATCGAGGAAACGGATCCGACCGAACCGACCAGCCCATACGGGGAAACGAAGCTGGCAATCGAGAAAATGCTGAAATGGTGCGACCAGGCGTATGGCATTAAGCATGTGTCACTGCGCTACTTTAATGCGGCCGGTGCGCACCCGGACGGTCACATCGGGGAAGACCACACGCCGGAGACGCATCTGATTCCGATCATTCTGCAGGTCGCGTTGGGCCAAAGGGAGTTTGTCTCGATTTTTGGCGACGATTATCCGACGGAGGATGGCACCTGCATCCGCGATTACATCCATGTGATGGATTTGGCAAACGCCCATTGGCTCGCTTTAAAGCGTCTGCGGGAAAGCAACGAGAGCGGCATCTACAACCTGGGTAACGGAGCCGGCTTCTCGGTCAAGCAGGTGATCGACAAGGCGAGAGAGGTCACGGGGCATCCGATTCCGGCCCGCATCGGTCCGCGCCGGGCAGGCGACCCAGCCGTCTTGATCGCTTCCTCCGAAAAAGCGAAACAAGAGTTGGGCTGGCAGCCGAAATACAACAGCCTGCAGCAAATCATCGAAAGCGCCTGGAACTGGCACAAACATCATCCGCAGGGGTACAAAAAGTGA